In Flammeovirgaceae bacterium 311, one DNA window encodes the following:
- a CDS encoding alpha/beta hydrolase fold protein (COG0596 Predicted hydrolases or acyltransferases (alpha/beta hydrolase superfamily)), translating into MPLVNSFFNILINTYLIFVCMHTNSKDRATPGESIYVQVGEQRLHLMRICGNEQGAPVFMVHGSIENGGIFYSDSGKGLAPWLASRGFDVFVTDLRGRGKSTPKVDAGADWGLREILEQDFPAMLQEIVKLRGTVPQHWVGHSWGGVMALAYLGRWQTPAPVASLSFFGTKRRLATWNLKKMVMVDGAWSSMGEALTRLYGYLPAQKWKMGSDDESARSYRETHKWVVEKEWLDPRDGFDYAKALKQQALPPALYLTGADDKVLGNAVDVHRLIQETGVDQENQLIVAGKQSGFRHNYGHINLLTHPDAPKDVFPVLEEWLRQHS; encoded by the coding sequence TTGCCACTGGTGAATAGCTTTTTTAACATTCTTATAAATACATACCTTATATTTGTATGCATGCATACTAATTCAAAAGATAGAGCTACTCCGGGAGAGTCGATTTACGTGCAGGTAGGTGAGCAGCGCTTGCACCTGATGCGTATCTGTGGAAATGAACAAGGGGCCCCAGTGTTTATGGTGCATGGTTCTATTGAGAACGGTGGTATTTTTTATTCTGATTCGGGAAAAGGACTAGCTCCCTGGCTGGCTTCCAGGGGTTTTGATGTGTTTGTGACAGATCTTAGGGGCCGTGGCAAGAGTACCCCAAAGGTAGATGCCGGGGCAGACTGGGGTCTGCGGGAAATTCTGGAACAGGACTTTCCGGCCATGCTGCAGGAAATTGTAAAGCTGCGCGGAACTGTGCCTCAGCATTGGGTGGGGCACTCCTGGGGTGGTGTTATGGCTTTGGCATATTTAGGCCGCTGGCAAACGCCGGCACCGGTAGCATCTCTCTCTTTTTTTGGTACTAAGCGCCGCCTGGCAACCTGGAATCTGAAGAAGATGGTTATGGTAGATGGCGCCTGGTCTTCAATGGGTGAAGCCCTTACCCGCCTCTATGGCTATTTACCTGCGCAAAAGTGGAAAATGGGTTCCGATGATGAATCTGCACGCTCTTATCGGGAAACTCATAAATGGGTGGTGGAAAAAGAATGGCTTGATCCCCGCGATGGTTTCGATTATGCCAAAGCGCTGAAACAGCAGGCACTGCCACCGGCGCTCTACCTGACAGGCGCCGATGATAAAGTGCTTGGAAATGCTGTAGATGTACACAGGCTGATACAGGAAACAGGTGTTGACCAGGAAAACCAGCTGATCGTGGCAGGGAAGCAGTCAGGGTTCAGGCATAATTACGGACACATCAATTTATTAACCCATCCCGATGCTCCGAAAGATGTTTTTCCAGTTCTGGAAGAATGGTTGCGCCAGCACAGCTAA